Proteins from a single region of Microbacterium sp. zg-Y818:
- a CDS encoding NUDIX hydrolase family protein, whose translation MAVRTPDPEPGDRDDDDSPRDPLRPGGAPFDRPGHPLGGSSLGSRVPGSAQNPGWLSEVELAEARRRLPMLYVEAVPVRTDGVGAVTEVGILLRATPLGEITRTIVSGRVRYGETVRDALFRHVENDLGPMAFPLLPPQPVPFTVAEYFPIPGVSAFHDDRQHAVSLAFVVPVSGTCEPRQDALEVTWMTPEEASSDAVSAEMEGGRGTLVRLALASVGALR comes from the coding sequence ATGGCCGTCCGAACCCCCGACCCCGAACCCGGCGACCGCGACGACGACGATTCGCCGCGGGATCCGCTCCGTCCCGGCGGTGCGCCCTTCGACCGTCCGGGTCATCCGCTCGGCGGCAGCAGCCTCGGGTCGCGTGTCCCTGGCTCGGCCCAGAATCCGGGCTGGCTCAGCGAGGTCGAGCTGGCCGAGGCACGCCGGCGACTGCCGATGCTCTACGTCGAAGCGGTGCCGGTGCGCACCGACGGCGTGGGTGCGGTGACCGAGGTCGGCATCCTGCTGCGGGCCACCCCGCTCGGGGAGATCACCCGCACGATCGTCTCGGGGCGGGTGCGGTACGGCGAGACGGTGCGCGACGCGCTTTTCCGCCACGTCGAGAACGACCTGGGCCCGATGGCCTTCCCGCTGCTGCCGCCGCAGCCGGTGCCGTTCACGGTGGCCGAGTACTTCCCGATCCCCGGCGTCAGCGCGTTCCACGACGACCGCCAGCACGCGGTCTCGCTGGCGTTCGTCGTGCCGGTGTCCGGTACCTGCGAGCCCCGGCAGGACGCCCTCGAGGTCACCTGGATGACACCCGAAGAGGCCTCCAGCGACGCGGTGTCCGCCGAGATGGAGGGCGGCCGCGGCACACTCGTGCGTCTGGCGCTGGCTTCGGTGGGTGCGCTGCGCTGA
- a CDS encoding GreA/GreB family elongation factor: MSNEQETVWMTAAALAALQSELDELSRRAEGDADQARQVELRSLIRRAEVGTKPDDGLVEPGMTVTVRFTRDGSEETFLLGSRELVKQGGEVDLDVYSPSSPLGTAITGRYVGDTVSFAAPNGATLEVAVVSAVPFA; the protein is encoded by the coding sequence ATGTCGAACGAGCAGGAAACCGTGTGGATGACCGCGGCGGCGCTCGCCGCGCTGCAGAGCGAGCTGGATGAACTGAGCCGGCGGGCCGAGGGCGACGCCGACCAGGCGCGCCAGGTCGAGCTGCGCAGCCTGATCCGCCGCGCCGAGGTCGGCACGAAGCCGGACGACGGCCTCGTGGAGCCGGGCATGACGGTGACGGTGCGCTTCACGCGGGACGGCTCGGAGGAGACCTTCCTGCTGGGCAGTCGCGAGCTGGTGAAGCAGGGCGGCGAGGTCGACCTCGACGTCTACTCCCCGTCGTCACCGCTGGGAACGGCCATCACCGGACGCTACGTCGGCGACACCGTGAGCTTCGCCGCGCCCAACGGCGCGACCCTCGAGGTCGCGGTCGTGTCCGCCGTCCCCTTCGCCTGA
- a CDS encoding ATP-binding cassette domain-containing protein: protein MHLPTSSPSVVLDRVSFVWPDGTPALAEVSGAFGAGRTGLVGRNGCGKSTLLRLIAGAAAPTGGHLTVSGDVAWLPQTLMLAVDRPVADLLGVGAALRAVRAIESGDVDPAHFDAVGDDWDVESRALTALADAGLPPGALDRRVGELSGGEAVLAAVAGVRRRRAAVTLLDEPTNNLDRDARARLTAMVRDWPGALIVVSHDTALLETMDETAELYAQTLSTFGGPYSLWREAIEREQAAARQAERAAAQVVRREKRDRIEAEATLASRAAMGSKAQREKRVPGIVAGNRAHAAQVSAGRLRGMVAGREADARAALDAAERRVRDDRSVRIDLPDPGVPAARRLATFGDGERSWVLQGPERTALVGPNGAGKTTLLEQLVAGDDAARNAPAPAGVAAAAVHNVGIPPRIAAEPAAWDPEAPIRRRCARAAAHTDRIGYLPQRIDGLDDTASVLDNVRAAAPGVAVADLRNRLARFLIRGATVDRPVASLSGGERFRVALARLLLTEPPPQLLILDEPTNNLDLDTVDALVDALGAYRGAVLVVSHDDAFLERLQPDLVLRLDADGAMSERA from the coding sequence ATGCACCTCCCCACTTCTTCCCCGTCGGTCGTCCTGGACCGCGTCTCGTTCGTCTGGCCGGACGGCACCCCCGCTCTCGCCGAGGTCTCCGGCGCGTTCGGCGCCGGCCGCACCGGACTCGTCGGGCGCAATGGCTGCGGCAAGTCCACGCTGCTTCGGCTCATCGCCGGCGCCGCGGCCCCCACCGGCGGTCATCTCACCGTGAGCGGCGACGTCGCCTGGCTGCCGCAGACCCTCATGCTCGCCGTCGATCGCCCGGTCGCCGACCTTCTCGGCGTCGGCGCGGCGCTGCGCGCCGTGCGGGCGATCGAGTCGGGTGACGTCGACCCGGCGCATTTCGACGCGGTCGGCGACGACTGGGATGTGGAGTCCCGCGCCCTCACCGCTCTCGCCGACGCCGGGCTGCCGCCGGGCGCGCTGGACCGCCGCGTCGGGGAGCTCTCCGGCGGCGAGGCGGTGCTCGCGGCGGTGGCCGGCGTCCGCCGACGCCGTGCCGCGGTGACGCTGCTCGACGAACCCACGAACAACCTGGACCGTGACGCCAGGGCGCGGCTGACGGCGATGGTGCGCGACTGGCCGGGAGCGCTGATCGTGGTGAGCCACGACACCGCGCTGCTGGAGACGATGGACGAGACCGCCGAGCTTTACGCCCAGACTCTGTCGACCTTCGGCGGACCGTACTCGCTCTGGCGAGAGGCGATCGAGCGCGAGCAGGCAGCCGCGCGGCAGGCCGAGCGCGCCGCCGCCCAGGTCGTCCGTCGCGAGAAGCGCGACCGCATCGAAGCCGAGGCGACGCTCGCATCGCGGGCGGCGATGGGGAGCAAAGCCCAGCGCGAGAAACGCGTGCCGGGCATCGTCGCGGGCAACCGCGCGCACGCTGCGCAGGTGTCTGCGGGAAGGCTGCGCGGCATGGTCGCAGGCCGCGAGGCCGACGCGCGCGCGGCGCTGGATGCCGCCGAGCGCCGGGTGCGCGACGACAGGTCGGTGCGCATCGATCTGCCCGACCCGGGAGTCCCCGCCGCGCGGCGCCTCGCCACCTTCGGCGATGGCGAGCGGTCCTGGGTGCTGCAAGGCCCCGAGCGCACCGCGCTCGTGGGACCGAACGGCGCCGGCAAGACGACGCTGCTGGAGCAGCTGGTCGCAGGAGACGACGCGGCCCGCAACGCGCCCGCGCCGGCCGGCGTCGCGGCCGCCGCCGTGCACAACGTCGGCATCCCACCCCGGATCGCGGCCGAACCGGCCGCCTGGGACCCCGAGGCGCCGATTCGGCGACGTTGTGCGCGCGCCGCCGCGCACACCGACCGCATCGGCTACCTGCCGCAGCGGATCGACGGCCTCGACGACACCGCGTCGGTGCTCGACAACGTCCGCGCGGCTGCGCCGGGCGTCGCCGTCGCCGACCTGCGCAATCGGCTGGCCCGCTTCCTCATCCGGGGCGCGACCGTCGACCGCCCGGTCGCGAGCCTCTCAGGCGGCGAGCGCTTCCGCGTCGCCCTGGCCAGGCTTCTGCTGACCGAACCGCCGCCGCAGCTGCTGATCCTCGACGAGCCGACCAACAACCTCGACCTCGACACCGTCGACGCGCTCGTCGACGCGCTCGGCGCCTACCGCGGCGCCGTGCTGGTGGTCAGTCACGACGACGCGTTCCTCGAGAGGCTGCAGCCCGACCTGGTCCTTCGCCTGGACGCCGACGGTGCGATGTCCGAGCGTGCGTGA
- a CDS encoding DNA-formamidopyrimidine glycosylase family protein: protein MPEGDTVYRTARTLHDALAGHEITRFDIRVPGSATADLRGETVSEVVPRGKHLLLRAGGATLHSHLKMEGEWHVYPTGGRWRRPGYTARAIVGNERADAVGFDLAMVEVLPTADEARVVGHLGPDPLAADWDAAEAARRVGADSRPVHVALLDQRNVAGLGNVYANEVLFVRGILPTTPGTEVDAPALIDTAARMIRTNRDRSRRVFTGDARPGRGMWVYGREAKPCRRCGTLVRAGALGARPTAERNVFWCPVCQR from the coding sequence ATGCCTGAGGGCGACACCGTCTACCGCACCGCGCGGACCCTGCACGACGCCCTCGCCGGTCACGAGATCACGCGGTTCGACATCCGGGTTCCCGGCAGCGCCACCGCCGACCTCCGCGGCGAGACGGTGAGCGAGGTGGTGCCGCGCGGCAAGCACCTGCTGCTGCGCGCGGGCGGGGCGACGCTGCACTCCCACCTCAAGATGGAGGGCGAATGGCACGTCTACCCCACCGGCGGCCGGTGGCGCCGGCCGGGGTACACCGCCCGCGCCATCGTCGGCAACGAGCGGGCGGATGCCGTGGGGTTCGACCTCGCCATGGTCGAGGTGCTGCCCACTGCCGACGAGGCGCGCGTCGTCGGCCACCTCGGCCCCGACCCGCTTGCGGCGGACTGGGACGCCGCCGAGGCGGCACGACGCGTGGGCGCCGACTCCCGGCCGGTGCACGTGGCACTGCTGGATCAGCGCAACGTGGCGGGGCTCGGCAACGTGTACGCCAACGAGGTGCTGTTCGTCCGCGGCATCCTGCCCACCACGCCGGGGACCGAGGTCGACGCGCCGGCGCTCATCGACACCGCCGCGCGGATGATCCGCACGAACCGCGACCGCTCACGCCGGGTCTTCACCGGCGACGCCCGGCCAGGCCGCGGCATGTGGGTCTACGGCCGCGAGGCGAAACCCTGCCGGCGTTGCGGCACGCTCGTGCGGGCCGGGGCACTCGGCGCGCGCCCGACGGCCGAGCGCAACGTCTTCTGGTGTCCCGTGTGCCAGCGATGA
- a CDS encoding dihydroxyacetone kinase family protein — MTRLFNDPDDFAEETIEGFVAASARWVRPVTGGVVRSTRGDEPTVAVVIGGGSGHYPAFGGLVGPGLAHGAAMGNLFASPSAHQVHSVATAAHEGRGVLLSFGNYAGDVLHFGQAQERMREAGIDCRTVLVTDDVWSAPKDELDRRRGIAGDLVVFKVAGAAAEEGSDLDDVERVARLANARTRSFGVAFGGCTLPGADGPLFDVPAGRMAVGLGIHGEPGIDEVDVPTAAELAEMFVAKLLDELPEGVRLPGARVVPILNGLGSVKYEELFVVYRSIDRLLTEAGAVVVSPEVGEFCTSFDMAGASLTLLWLDDELERLWLAPCDTPAFRRGSVPDRRAVTDDEIAAVDDTREIGAAGDASRGVAALIARAVQDMAAMLDAHADELGRLDRVAGDGDHGIGMQRGSRAAAEAAKAAVDASAGARTTLQHAGDAWADKGGGTSGAIWGEMLAALGAVLGDDDEVTAERVASGVVGMKDAVMAFGKALPGDKTMIDAIVPFADDLAERVAAGDALADAWAHAAEVATAAAQQTSELTARVGRARSHGDKSLGTPDPGAVSFALVAHTVLDLLKEDD; from the coding sequence ATGACGCGCCTGTTCAACGACCCCGACGACTTCGCCGAGGAGACGATCGAAGGCTTCGTCGCGGCATCGGCGCGGTGGGTGCGCCCCGTCACCGGCGGCGTCGTGCGGTCGACCCGCGGTGATGAGCCCACCGTGGCGGTCGTCATCGGCGGCGGCAGCGGCCACTACCCGGCCTTCGGCGGTCTCGTCGGGCCCGGTCTCGCGCACGGTGCCGCGATGGGCAACCTCTTCGCCTCGCCGTCGGCCCACCAGGTGCACTCGGTGGCCACCGCCGCGCACGAGGGACGCGGTGTGCTGCTGAGCTTCGGCAACTACGCCGGTGACGTGCTGCACTTCGGCCAGGCGCAGGAGCGCATGCGGGAGGCCGGCATCGACTGCCGCACGGTGCTCGTCACCGACGACGTGTGGAGCGCTCCGAAGGACGAGCTCGACAGGCGCCGGGGCATTGCGGGGGATCTCGTGGTGTTCAAGGTCGCCGGCGCCGCCGCCGAGGAGGGATCCGATCTCGACGACGTCGAGCGGGTCGCCCGTCTCGCCAACGCCCGCACGCGCTCCTTCGGCGTCGCCTTCGGCGGCTGCACGCTGCCCGGCGCCGACGGGCCGCTGTTCGACGTGCCCGCCGGTCGCATGGCGGTGGGGCTCGGCATCCACGGTGAACCCGGCATCGACGAGGTCGACGTCCCCACCGCGGCGGAGCTGGCCGAGATGTTCGTGGCGAAGCTCCTGGACGAGCTGCCCGAGGGCGTCCGTCTTCCCGGCGCCCGCGTGGTGCCGATCCTCAACGGCCTCGGGAGCGTGAAATACGAGGAGCTGTTCGTCGTCTACCGCTCGATCGATCGCCTCCTGACCGAGGCGGGGGCGGTCGTCGTCTCGCCGGAGGTGGGCGAGTTCTGCACGAGCTTCGACATGGCCGGAGCATCTCTCACCCTGCTGTGGCTCGACGACGAGCTCGAGCGTCTCTGGCTGGCGCCGTGCGACACCCCCGCCTTCCGTCGCGGCTCCGTCCCCGACCGCCGCGCGGTCACCGATGACGAGATCGCCGCGGTCGACGACACCCGGGAGATCGGCGCGGCAGGCGATGCCTCACGCGGCGTGGCCGCCCTGATCGCCCGCGCCGTCCAGGACATGGCCGCGATGCTCGACGCGCACGCGGACGAGCTCGGGCGCCTGGACCGCGTCGCCGGCGACGGGGACCACGGCATCGGAATGCAGCGCGGCAGCCGGGCGGCCGCCGAGGCCGCGAAGGCCGCCGTCGACGCCTCGGCCGGGGCGCGCACCACCCTCCAGCACGCCGGCGATGCGTGGGCGGACAAGGGTGGCGGCACGTCCGGCGCCATCTGGGGCGAGATGCTCGCTGCGCTCGGAGCGGTGCTCGGTGACGATGACGAGGTCACCGCCGAGCGCGTGGCGTCGGGTGTCGTGGGAATGAAGGATGCCGTCATGGCGTTCGGTAAAGCACTCCCTGGTGACAAGACGATGATCGATGCGATCGTTCCGTTCGCCGACGACCTGGCCGAGCGGGTCGCCGCGGGAGACGCGCTGGCGGATGCCTGGGCCCACGCGGCCGAGGTGGCCACCGCAGCCGCGCAGCAGACGTCTGAGCTGACTGCGCGGGTGGGCAGAGCGCGGTCGCACGGAGACAAGAGCCTCGGCACCCCTGACCCGGGAGCGGTGTCCTTCGCGCTGGTGGCGCACACCGTCCTGGACCTTCTGAAGGAGGACGACTGA
- a CDS encoding ATP-dependent helicase has translation MGDVLERFGPATQDWFRSAFPRPTDAQVGAWEAISHGKHALVVAPTGSGKTLSAFLWAIDRIFHEKRAPADAGAGASPAPRGRRTRREPSPGTSVLYISPLKALGVDVERNLRSPLVGIGQSARRLGITVPEVTVGVRSGDTPSGDRRKLVADPPDILITTPESLYLMLTSQAGLTLRNVHTVIVDEVHAVAATKRGAHLAVSLERLEALRQEHAEDAATLAPAQRIGLSATVRPIDEVARFLGGSAPVEIVAPRATKAFDLRVVVPVDDMLNPPPPPGAAEPPGTDTDDDVKSDADGDGDWFAASARPRPTGESTEATGSVWPHVEEAIVDRILAHRSTIVFANSRRLAERLTGRLNEIYAERLGLEPPAPAVPAQMMAQAGSTAGVEPVLAKAHHGSVSKEARAQVEDELKSGLLRCVVATSSLELGIDMGAVDLVIQVEAPPSAASGLQRVGRAGHQVGEVSRAALFPKHRGDVLHTAVVTERMLAGQIEAIAVPQNPLDILAQQTVAACATGPIDVEGWFDTVRRSAPFRTLPRSAYEATLDLLAGRFPSDEFAELRPRIVWDRDHGTLTGRPGAQRIAVTSGGTIPDRGLFGVFVAGESRNARVGELDEEMVYESRVNDVFTLGTTSWRIVEITHDRVNVVPAFGQPGKLPFWHGDGLGRPAELGEALGRFSREVSAAPHDKAVARLTESGLDDNAIGNLLGYLAEQREATGSLPTDRTLTVERGRDEVGDWRIILHSPYGMHVHAPWALAVNARIRERLGVEGAAVASDDGIIARVPDAAAEPPGADLFVFDPEELEQIVTDEVGGSALFASRFRECAARALLLPRLNPNKRAPLWQQRQRSAQLLEVARRHPTFPIILETLREVLQDVYDLPALLRIARSIGERRIRLVETDPASPSPYARDLLFGYVGAFMYEGDSPLAERRAAALSVDPALLAELLGKIEMRELLDPDVIAQFEREVQRLDPERRARGVEGVADLLRLLGPLDADEVAERLDVDAPGDGAAVAEATAHLDALVQARRAIRVTIGGAQRVAAIEDAGRLRDALGTALPVGLPTAFLEPVADPLADLVARHARTHGPFRASDVAVRLGLGQAVARQALQRLESQGRVQSGFFLPDPGGRGSSSAAADEGDWCDTEVLRRLRMRSLAAIRGSVEPVSPEAYARFLPVWQHVTRPLEGLDGVVAVVEQLAGVPIPASAWESLVLPSRVRDYAPGMLDELTATGEILWSGHGSLPGRDGWIALHVTDTAPLTLLPPDDDGAEAGEADPDALAARIVTALAGGGAYFAAQLRQLTDAENEQSVIEALWDLTWRGRVTNDTFAPVRTLLGGGSQAHRTARRTPRARLYRGMALPRPGATPPRPPALGGRWSLLPEPESNASARATATASLLLDRYGVVTRGSVQAEGVPGGFAQTYRVLAGFEEAGHCRRGYVIEKLGAAQFAASATVDRLREFAGLSDPAPLKAVTLAATDPANPYGAALAWPPLEGVTHRPGRKAGGLVVLVDGALTLYLERGGRSALAFTDDEAQLTAAAAHLVETSRTRRLDTLTIEQVNGEFVYGTAVGRALRAAGFVEATRGLTLRKVTAGTALRQPQSAAHTGAADA, from the coding sequence GTGGGCGACGTTCTCGAGCGGTTCGGTCCTGCCACGCAGGACTGGTTCCGCAGCGCCTTCCCCCGGCCGACCGACGCGCAGGTCGGCGCGTGGGAGGCGATCTCGCACGGCAAGCACGCCCTCGTCGTCGCCCCAACGGGCTCTGGCAAGACGCTGTCGGCGTTCCTCTGGGCCATCGACCGCATCTTCCACGAGAAGCGCGCTCCGGCGGATGCCGGCGCGGGCGCCTCACCCGCGCCGCGCGGCCGGCGCACCCGCCGGGAGCCATCGCCCGGCACGAGCGTGCTCTACATCTCGCCGCTGAAGGCGCTCGGCGTCGACGTCGAACGCAATCTGCGCTCCCCGCTGGTGGGCATCGGGCAGTCGGCCCGGCGCCTGGGCATCACGGTGCCCGAGGTGACAGTGGGGGTGCGCTCGGGCGACACCCCGTCCGGGGACCGCCGCAAGCTGGTCGCCGACCCTCCCGACATCCTCATCACCACCCCCGAGTCGCTCTACCTCATGCTCACCAGCCAGGCCGGGCTGACGCTGCGCAACGTCCACACCGTCATCGTCGACGAGGTGCACGCGGTCGCCGCCACCAAGCGCGGCGCGCACCTGGCGGTCAGCCTCGAGCGGCTCGAGGCCCTGCGGCAGGAGCACGCCGAGGATGCCGCGACCCTCGCGCCCGCCCAGCGCATCGGACTGTCGGCCACGGTGCGCCCGATCGATGAGGTCGCCCGGTTCCTCGGCGGCTCGGCCCCGGTGGAGATCGTCGCGCCGCGGGCGACGAAGGCGTTCGACCTGCGGGTCGTGGTGCCCGTCGACGACATGCTCAACCCGCCGCCTCCCCCCGGCGCGGCCGAGCCGCCCGGCACCGACACCGACGATGACGTCAAGAGCGACGCGGACGGCGACGGCGACTGGTTCGCCGCGTCGGCGCGGCCGCGGCCGACGGGGGAGTCCACCGAGGCGACCGGATCGGTGTGGCCCCACGTGGAGGAGGCGATCGTCGACCGCATCCTCGCCCACCGCTCGACCATCGTCTTCGCCAACTCCCGCCGTCTCGCCGAGCGACTCACCGGCCGCCTCAACGAGATCTACGCGGAGCGGCTGGGCCTCGAGCCCCCCGCCCCCGCCGTCCCCGCGCAGATGATGGCGCAGGCGGGGTCGACCGCCGGCGTCGAGCCGGTGCTCGCGAAGGCCCACCACGGGTCGGTGTCGAAAGAGGCGCGCGCGCAGGTCGAGGACGAACTGAAGTCCGGGCTGCTGCGCTGCGTCGTGGCGACCAGCTCGCTCGAGCTCGGCATCGACATGGGCGCGGTCGACCTCGTGATCCAGGTCGAGGCGCCGCCGTCGGCGGCATCCGGCCTGCAGCGCGTCGGACGAGCGGGCCACCAGGTCGGCGAGGTCAGCCGGGCGGCCCTCTTCCCCAAGCACCGCGGCGACGTGCTGCACACGGCGGTGGTGACCGAACGCATGCTGGCCGGTCAGATCGAGGCCATCGCGGTGCCGCAGAACCCGCTCGACATCCTCGCGCAGCAGACGGTGGCCGCCTGCGCGACCGGCCCGATCGACGTCGAGGGCTGGTTCGACACCGTGCGCCGCAGCGCGCCGTTTCGCACCCTGCCGCGGTCCGCGTACGAGGCGACGCTGGATCTGCTCGCCGGCCGCTTCCCCTCGGACGAATTCGCCGAGCTGCGCCCGCGCATCGTCTGGGACCGCGACCACGGCACGCTGACCGGGCGCCCGGGCGCCCAGCGCATCGCCGTGACCAGCGGCGGCACGATCCCCGATCGCGGCCTGTTCGGCGTGTTCGTCGCCGGCGAGTCCCGCAATGCACGGGTCGGCGAGCTCGACGAGGAGATGGTCTACGAGTCACGGGTCAACGACGTCTTCACGCTCGGCACGACGAGCTGGCGGATCGTGGAGATCACCCACGATCGGGTCAACGTGGTGCCCGCGTTCGGGCAACCCGGAAAGCTGCCGTTCTGGCACGGTGACGGCCTCGGACGCCCGGCCGAGCTCGGTGAGGCTCTCGGCAGGTTCTCGCGCGAAGTGTCCGCCGCCCCGCACGACAAAGCCGTCGCGCGCCTGACCGAGTCGGGCCTCGATGACAACGCGATCGGCAACCTGCTGGGCTACCTCGCCGAGCAGCGCGAGGCCACAGGAAGCCTGCCCACCGACCGCACGCTGACCGTCGAGCGCGGCCGCGACGAGGTCGGCGACTGGCGCATCATCCTGCACTCCCCGTACGGCATGCACGTGCACGCCCCGTGGGCGCTGGCGGTCAACGCCCGCATCCGCGAGCGCCTGGGTGTCGAGGGCGCGGCCGTCGCGAGCGACGACGGCATCATCGCCCGCGTGCCGGATGCCGCGGCAGAGCCGCCCGGCGCCGACCTCTTCGTCTTCGACCCCGAGGAGCTCGAGCAGATCGTCACCGACGAGGTGGGGGGCTCCGCCCTGTTCGCCTCGCGCTTCCGCGAGTGCGCGGCGCGGGCCCTGCTGCTGCCGCGTCTGAACCCGAACAAGCGCGCTCCGCTCTGGCAGCAGCGCCAGCGGTCGGCGCAGCTGCTGGAAGTCGCGCGGCGGCATCCGACCTTCCCGATCATCCTCGAGACCCTCCGCGAGGTGCTGCAGGACGTCTATGACCTCCCCGCCCTGCTGCGCATCGCCCGGTCGATCGGCGAGCGCCGCATCCGCCTCGTCGAGACCGACCCCGCCTCGCCGTCGCCCTACGCCCGCGATCTGCTGTTCGGCTACGTCGGCGCGTTCATGTACGAGGGCGACTCGCCGCTGGCCGAGCGCCGCGCCGCCGCACTGTCGGTCGACCCGGCGCTGCTGGCGGAGCTGCTCGGCAAGATCGAGATGCGGGAGCTGCTCGATCCCGACGTCATCGCGCAGTTCGAGCGGGAGGTGCAGCGACTCGACCCCGAGCGGCGCGCGCGGGGTGTCGAGGGGGTCGCCGACCTGCTGCGGCTGCTCGGGCCCCTCGATGCCGACGAGGTCGCGGAGCGGCTCGATGTCGATGCACCCGGCGACGGCGCGGCGGTGGCCGAGGCGACCGCCCATCTCGACGCGCTGGTGCAGGCACGGCGGGCCATCCGCGTCACGATCGGCGGGGCGCAGCGCGTGGCGGCGATCGAGGATGCCGGGCGCCTGCGCGACGCGCTCGGCACGGCCCTCCCCGTCGGTCTGCCGACAGCGTTCCTCGAACCCGTCGCCGATCCGCTGGCCGACCTCGTCGCCCGCCACGCCCGCACGCACGGGCCGTTCCGCGCGTCCGACGTCGCCGTACGGCTGGGACTCGGGCAGGCCGTCGCCCGGCAGGCGCTGCAGCGGCTGGAGTCGCAGGGTCGGGTCCAAAGCGGCTTCTTCCTCCCCGACCCTGGCGGCCGCGGCTCGTCATCCGCTGCGGCCGACGAGGGCGATTGGTGCGACACCGAGGTGCTGCGGCGGCTGCGCATGCGGTCACTCGCCGCGATTCGCGGCAGCGTGGAGCCGGTCTCGCCAGAGGCATACGCGCGGTTCCTGCCGGTGTGGCAGCACGTCACCCGCCCACTCGAGGGACTCGACGGGGTGGTGGCGGTCGTCGAGCAGCTCGCCGGTGTGCCCATTCCCGCCAGCGCCTGGGAGTCGCTCGTGCTGCCGTCGCGGGTGCGCGACTACGCCCCGGGCATGCTCGACGAGCTGACGGCGACCGGCGAGATCCTCTGGTCCGGCCACGGGTCTCTTCCCGGCCGCGACGGCTGGATCGCCCTGCACGTCACCGACACGGCTCCGCTGACCCTGCTCCCACCGGACGACGACGGGGCCGAGGCGGGCGAGGCCGATCCCGACGCCCTGGCGGCGCGTATCGTGACCGCCCTGGCCGGCGGCGGTGCGTACTTCGCGGCGCAACTGCGTCAGCTGACCGATGCCGAGAACGAGCAGTCCGTCATCGAGGCGCTCTGGGACCTCACCTGGCGGGGCCGCGTCACCAACGACACCTTCGCCCCGGTGCGCACGCTCCTCGGCGGCGGCTCGCAGGCCCACCGCACCGCCCGCCGCACGCCGCGGGCGCGGCTGTACCGCGGCATGGCGCTCCCCCGCCCCGGCGCCACGCCGCCGCGTCCGCCCGCGCTCGGCGGCCGCTGGTCACTGCTGCCCGAGCCCGAGTCCAATGCCTCGGCGCGGGCGACCGCCACGGCGAGCCTGCTGCTGGACCGGTACGGCGTCGTCACCCGCGGCAGCGTGCAGGCCGAAGGGGTGCCAGGCGGGTTCGCGCAGACCTACCGGGTGCTGGCCGGGTTCGAAGAGGCGGGCCACTGCCGCCGCGGCTACGTCATCGAGAAGCTGGGCGCCGCGCAGTTCGCCGCCTCGGCGACGGTCGACCGCCTGCGCGAGTTCGCGGGCCTCTCGGACCCCGCACCGCTGAAGGCGGTGACCCTCGCGGCGACCGATCCCGCCAACCCCTACGGCGCGGCGCTGGCCTGGCCGCCGCTGGAGGGCGTCACACACCGGCCCGGCCGCAAGGCGGGTGGCCTCGTCGTGCTCGTCGACGGGGCGCTCACGCTGTACCTCGAGCGCGGCGGCCGCTCGGCGCTGGCCTTCACCGACGACGAGGCGCAGCTCACCGCCGCCGCCGCCCACCTCGTCGAGACCTCCCGCACGCGACGGCTCGACACCCTCACCATCGAGCAGGTCAACGGCGAGTTCGTCTACGGCACCGCCGTCGGCCGGGCGCTGCGGGCGGCCGGCTTCGTCGAGGCGACCCGCGGGCTCACCCTGCGCAAGGTCACCGCGGGCACCGCGCTGCGCCAACCGCAGAGCGCCGCGCACACCGGGGCTGCGGATGCCTGA
- a CDS encoding alpha/beta hydrolase codes for MVDIPALDPAVVRWSAPPAERAGRPLLVLLHGYGANEDDLFAFCPHLPADFVVAAVRAPLLPPFPTPGHSWYPIEGLHSRRPDDVTAAAERFVEWVDAETDAASVGLLGFSQGASVALQALRLRPDLVSFAVNLSGYVAPGALPGDAHLAELRPPVFWGRGTLDDVIPPALIEYTVQWLPEHVDLSGRVYTGLTHSVSQEELDDVVTFLRKRLAAAAHSPS; via the coding sequence ATGGTCGACATCCCCGCCCTCGATCCCGCCGTCGTGCGCTGGTCGGCGCCTCCCGCCGAGCGGGCCGGCCGACCCCTGCTCGTGCTGCTGCACGGCTACGGAGCCAACGAGGACGACCTGTTCGCCTTCTGCCCGCACCTGCCCGCCGACTTCGTCGTGGCGGCCGTGCGCGCGCCGCTGCTGCCGCCGTTTCCGACGCCCGGGCACTCCTGGTACCCGATCGAGGGGCTTCACAGTCGCCGGCCCGACGACGTCACCGCCGCAGCGGAGCGCTTCGTGGAGTGGGTGGATGCCGAGACGGACGCGGCATCCGTCGGTCTCCTCGGCTTCTCGCAGGGGGCGTCCGTCGCACTGCAGGCGCTGCGACTGCGGCCGGACCTCGTCTCATTCGCGGTGAACCTGAGCGGCTACGTCGCGCCCGGGGCGCTCCCGGGGGATGCGCACCTGGCAGAGCTGCGACCGCCGGTGTTCTGGGGCCGCGGCACGCTTGACGATGTGATTCCGCCCGCCCTCATCGAGTACACGGTGCAGTGGCTGCCCGAGCACGTCGACCTGAGCGGCCGGGTCTACACCGGCCTCACCCACAGCGTCTCTCAGGAGGAGCTCGACGACGTCGTGACGTTCCTGCGCAAGCGGCTCGCGGCCGCAGCTCACTCCCCGTCGTAG